The genomic region AATCCACACCTTCAGACAAAACAGTTGCTATTTTAAGTTTCTCCCAGTGGTTTGTGCTGATCTTTGCCTCTTCCTCTGTAGCAGCTCTATTTTCCTCTATAGAAGCTCCATCAAGGGTTAAAGCACCTGGGATAAATTGCATCAAAGACGCTTTTGTGGACAAAAAGAGTGCTGAAGAAGAAGGGGAAGAATAAAAGCATGGCTTGAAAGCAATGAATGGCCCACAAGGGGATAGAATGGCCTTGTGTCCATCAGAAGCTCATTTCATATTCCGCTCAGTCACGCCAGACAGAAAGCAATCTCAGGTAACAGACCTTATGTTAATAACACATGAGTTGCCTCCTTTCAGAAAGACAAAAGCGGGCGGAGGGCATTATACCAActctttcctttcctcctcctctgccagGTCGGAGGATTTCATCTGGAGAGAATAGTGAGAGTACtgttctgtttgtctgtgaAGGCTTGATTAGAGGAGCTTTTACAGAATTTCAAAAGCTCTGGCATTGATGATTTCTATTGGTTTAACATATTGCCTATAATGGCACGGTGCAGAACCTTGCTCATTACCTGAATCCCAGGTCACCGTGGGAGTAATTGGGCAGATTTGTGCCAGCTTCAAAGGTCCGGGCTTGATTCATTAGGAAGTCATATTTCCAGTTGTTTAAGCCATTTCCTGCTTAGAAGAGGGCTTTTCTTTTCTCACAGATATGCATCCACCACAGTGTTATTTGGTAACATTTGAAAATGGAAATAACACAGTCTCACAGCTAATCAAAACCTTTTTGACTTGGCAAGTGTGGCTTAGGCACTGGTGATAACTGTGGTAAAGCTCAATGAAGACAGACTATATTTATCTAAAACATTATAGGTGGAaatagacagaaaaagagaaataacagtgtgtttttttattaattctGCTCCCTCTGAGATCTTCAAAGTTGGTGGTTCACTTGTGATGGAGAGTGCCGCCAGCAGGTGCAATACAGCCGCcattcaaaaaagaaaaccctCTGAAGATTCACCTCCATCTCAAGTGCTGGATTTTACAAAGATATTTTGCTATCCTGTCTTTATTCCTAAAATTTTagcagaataaatatgtttttagcCAGGTCTTACAATGATGAAGAGGTTTTGAAAGAGTCAACAAGTGCAAACAATACTTTTCAGTTCATGAAGTGTAATGCaatttctgttcttttttgACATAAAGGTGGATATATAGGATTTAATATCAGGCAAGAGATTACATATCGTCAATACTACTCTCACAGCTGACTAACAAAAGAGACTTAAATATGGTGTGCAATAATAGCTTTTTATACCATATGTGATGACATTTCGCACACCATTGAGTGTCTCCATGACAACTTCACATGATTTTCCACAGTAAATTGTTAAGAATGTCCTGAAAGCTGCAGTTATGATGCTTGTGATGAAAGGCTTTGCATaataacagtaaacagaaacaaTACACTACTGTAAAGTGTGTGCAACACATTCCACGGACTGACTTCACAGCTTACTAGCAACAGAAGTACAGAAAAAACATGTCTTAATGGAAATCAATGCAAAACTATTCCACATTACTCCGGCTGGGTTTAACATTCCACTAGTTTATCTAGACAGGCAGTCTCCTTTTTAATTTGCTAGAAAAACAATTACACTTTCATTCACTATTGTTTTGTTCAAACTATGACACTGGTTCCTTCAGCACAGTGGAaatgctttattttttaaaacaccCTTGGAGCCAGTTGGAGGGGAAAATTGCCCGCAGGTGTGCATGCATATAAAACGGTAATGGGGACAGACGGACACAAAGCACTGTTTGGGTGCTGTGCTCATGAAAGGGCAATCCACTGATTGAGCTGTCACAGTCACAGATGCAGTAATAAAACTAAGCAGGGCAATTACTGTAGATGGAGAACTGTAGGTAGCAGAGGGGGGCACGCAATATGTCCTCCCCTAAAATACCCTGATGGGAGACAACGAGACAAAGCAAATGTAGCCTTCTGTAATAAGGCTGGGGGGAGAAAGGGGGTGCTTAGCTAATGGTAACAATGCTCCAACAAGCACAGCAACACCTCAGTGGATGTTAATACAGCGATCACCTTATCTTTGCAACTTCCTTTTTATGTTACTGGCTGCCTAAGCCtattgcctttaaaaaaaaaaaaaaaaaaaaaaaaaaaaaaagaaaacccacAACTTCAAATAAAACAACCACGTCATGTCTGGATAGAACTACTGCATTGCCATCTAGTGTACAAATATATTAACTACACAGGTTTGGTGTagttaatatatacagtatgttttttaaAGCACTACATGAAGCCCATATTTTAATACTGCAACCCAAAACTTTTATAATTATATATGTTTATACAAtcaagaagcaaaaaaaaatttttaattAGACGGACTAGACCAATGCAGTATGTTACAGTCAATGCCACCTATTAAATAAAAGGAAGACAGGCTCAGGAGATGATAAGGTAAgcattattacatttattacaaGTCTAGTCACATCAGTAAGAAAAAGCTGGCAAAACGTTTGTGGAACTCAGATGTGatactgtacagtatttaaATGGCGTAAACAGTGTAATAATACGAAGAgtctgtatactgtatgtctaaaGCCATAATTTATTATGTCTGGGCAGCACAATGACAAGCTTTtttctgctttctctcctcTAGAAAAGGCTTTGTCCGTGGGGTAGGAGCTCAGAGTCCTGGGCCTCCAGCAAATATGAGCTCCAGGGCAGCCTGGATGTCACCATCTGTGGCCTGCAGCGCCCTCAGCATTAGCTCCTCATCCTGGATCCCCATGTCCCTGAGCTGCTGCATCTGGGACTGCCAGCGGCCctagcaaaacaaaaacacattcactGAATAACCACCAATCATTTTCACTCCTGCCTCGTTTAAGCTCTGCATAAACAACTTTACAGCTGCAGTGTATACCTTACACTGATACCACAAAAAATACAGGCCAGTTaccatttaaagtgctcatattatgctcattttcaggttcaaaattgtatttagaggttgtaccagaatacgtttatgtggtttaattttcagaaaacaccatatatttgttgtactgcacattgctgcagctcctcttttcaccctgtgtgtggagctctctgttttagctacagagtgaggcatcacacttctgttccatctttgttgggagtcgcacatgcgcagtaagtactgctagctagtcagttgtagagtatgagggagtgccatgctagcagctaggcgagcattataacgtgtgttacaaagtgacgcacgttcgtcacggaagtaaaggctggactacaatagagctgtttggagcagtttgtgaacagtgttttccgTTGGAGAtgttaagtccctttggggtggactttaggctttttcactttgtaaacttataacatgcacaaaaagatatataacacaattaaGGTGTTgtaaggggaaaagccaaaaagcataatatgagcactttaaagcagccatattatgctcattttcaggtacataattgtattttaaggttgtaccagaataggtttacatggtttaattttcaaaaaacaccatatttttgttatactgcagtgctctctctcactgctgcagatcctcttttcagctggtctctgttttagctacagagtgagacctctgttcttcttcttcttcttctgtactatctttgattgcactgcacatgtgcagtagctcagatgtagatcatgtcagctagctagctccatagacagtaaaagaaaggctgtttctacaacttcggtcagttacaaggcaggattagctcggagacttctaaatgagggcgcacatgtaagtagttcttttgtagattatggtgaacttgtgtgtgttgtagcagtgctttgctattgagaatgaggtagcatgctagcgttagcattagcatgctaatgagctaatggttgcggttagcctgctcgtttcggcttgtgacgtcacaagccgtgccgattttgaacagctcacccagagactgaaggcaggacacattcagaaactgtatctcactctaaacagcatggatggatttttttcaaagtttgtatgtgtgtggaagcaccagagacacaacataacaccccaaatcccagaaaaagtgattttttcataatatgggcactttaaacattATTTGATATTTCAAAGTACATCTCCTTCATGAATTGATTATGTGGGATTTAGTCTGCGAGTTTACATCCCCACCTGTAGAGCAGACATGTTGGAGGCTTGCAGAGCTTGCTGTAGAGCGTGGCTGAAGAGATCATTACTGACTGGGGTCCCTGCTGGCATAGGGGCTACGCCACTGGAGGGGTCCGCCTATATCAAAGGcagacaagaaaaacaaaagatcaATGTATTCACCTGCAATAATGTGTCAGAGATCATGTATTCAATACATAAGAAATGTCTTTAATGGGTCATATTTTAATCTTGCGTCAATTCTACAGTATCTATTAAGTAagtagtaaaaaaatatatacatgcgTCTGTATATCTTTttctaaatgtaaatatatctcACCTGGCTTGAAGTTGTTGGAGTGACCGCACTGCTGTCAGGAGTGCTGGCGAGAGCCAAAGCTGTTGCCAGCTCGCTCTGCGTTATTGGTCGAGGGCCTGTCGCTCCACTGTGGCTCAGAGAAACTGGTCGCAATCCTGATGAGCCTCCCGCTCGGTTGGAGGGACCTGCTGGGCTCCCCTGTTACACACATTTAGACACAGAAAGATAGCCTTGCATCACCAGTTTTCCTGTATATGATATCTGATGTTGAGTATCAAGCAGAGTGACTCACGGACTGGAAATCTTCCTCATCGTCAGACATGCCCTCAAACATGAAGCCCCCTGCCGGATAAAAAAAGAAGGATTTGTAAATTTGTAGTGAAAACGCAACAAAAACTGATCGAAAACtctttttctgttcaaaattgctacatatttttttaaaagggcaGACATTATACTGCCAGTAGTTATCTGTTGCATTGCATCaaaatattaaagtgctcatatcatgctcattttcaggttcataattgtatttagagcttgtaccagaataggtttacatggtttaattttcaaaaaacaccatattttttgttttactgtacaatgctgcagctcctcttttcaccctgtgtgttgagctctctgttttagctacagagtgagacatctcacttctgttccatctttgttgggagttgcacatgcgcagtatctaggtaaggactactatctagtcagaagcagagtatgagggagtgccacgctatcAGCTAggagagcattataacgtgttacaaagtgacgcacgtttggcacagaagtaaaggctggactacaatagagctgtttggagcagtttgtgaacagtgtttctgtgggagatggtaagtccctttggggtggactttgagttttttcactttgtaaacctataacatgcacaaaaaaaagacataacacAATAacggaaaggggaaaagccaaaaagcataatatgagcactttaaactatTGTCTGCCTCGGATCAGTTGTGTTAATATCTGGAGTTTGTCAACAACAATTCTTTATTACTATAAGCATTCCTCTCTTGCTTGTCATAGATTTGGCTTGTTTTTTACTGCGCCATCGTCCTTGCTCACCTGGCATATCACTGTAAGAACTGGCAGAGACGTTGCGAGAAGAGCTGGCACTGGACTGAGCGGGCATGCTGCCTGCCACAGAGTGCAGGACCAGGATGATGGCGTTGACGAGGGCTGGGTGTGAACTGATCAATCTACGAAACAGAAAAGCATAGATGCAGATTTAAATGACCTTCCACTCGTGTGTCTGTGCTGTACTTATGATGCGTCACATCAGAGCCAATAACAAAAGAAAAGCCACACTCACACATCCAGCATGTTAGGGTCTGTGAACTGCACGAAGAGATCTTTGTCTTGGAGCacccctgaaaaaaaaaagggcgtGAGGGGAAATGTTACCATTTACATATTTGCATGGTACAGTGAGATGGCATAACAGCATTAATAAAACTCAGCAGGTCTTACCTAGGGCGACTGGGTCTGACCTGAGTCCTGGTGTAGCCACGATGATCTGATCCAGAGACTCTTTATTTGTCAGCATTTTATATACCTACGTGTGTGGAAAAGACAGTAGGTCCCATTTTTAAATATAGCAGCATCAGAAGAAGAAGGATTAATAGTAACCTAGTGGCGGTAGAAATAGTTGCAGAAATAGTAGCGGCCAGTAATTGAGTACTATTTACATCACTAAAGCAATACTTATTTAACCATATACACGATTAGCGTGCATTCCAGATTTGACATTAGGTTGCGTGTGATACTCACTGGTGGCGATACTGATCTAACGTTTAGGCATTAATCTGCAGATCCTTTGCATAAAGATATGCCAGTGCTCGTTTTAACCGTCAACAACATATTACATCGATGGTGTATACCCATGTTTGATTCTGCTGTTTGTTTCAGAATCAGTTCTGTACTCACTCAGCAAATAAAAGCATTCCATTACAGATCAGAATACACTATCTATGCATTGAGGATGGGTAACATGTTGTTTGACTGCTGTATTGTGGTTTTAAAAGGTTTTTCTCACCCGACCCAAACTGGTGCTGACACGTAGCTCCTTCCACATCTGTACCAACATCCATGGATCAATATCAAAATAAGTGAGTGCCAGTTTATGTCAGAAAAAATATGCCAATTCCcatctgaactatccctttatcACTCAAGCCAACATGCTGGTATTCTAAAACTGTTTGTACCTACTAGGTTTACACCATAGAAAGCTGCCAGCCTTTAATAGCTAAACCTGTTCCTGTTGAGGATAATCTTTGACCAGCTCGTAGCTGCCCAGggtcctgcacacacacacacacacacacacacacacacacacacacacacacacacacacacacacacacacacacacacacacacacacacacacacacggatctAGGGTGATTCAATCAGAGATAAAAAGCTGTGAACACAGGTGTGAAGGCACCCAAGTGACTTTAGAGAAAAATCCAAACACCCAAACCAAATAGTCTCCAGGTCAAGgatgtgtgtgtccaaaaatgAGTATAGTGCAAACACTCCAATGAATCCCTGCATTTGGCAGTGAAAGACAACTTAATTAACTTTTTACTGTGTGTAAGGCATGAGAAAGCTTCCAAACCCTATTGCAAACCGTTTATTGCCGATGTCACATAACTCACACACTAGAGACTAGATTGCAGAGAGGATGAACTCCATATCCCACCTACCCTCTTCTCCAGCTTTATGGCCAAGTGTAAGGCTACAATTACATTGCtatgttttggttaaaaaataaatatcttttttGCCACGTTTACAACTCGCATTcccactgctctggcgtttcagagcctctaaaccggagacatttgagaacacttctgacccgttttggtttggaatctgaggggttgtgttgcagtctcaaaaGGCACTCAAAActctagataaaaaaaaataaaaaaactttctCTTATCATCATTGCAATATCTTAGAGAAACATAACTTACTGAGTTCTGATAATTTTTGTAAATTTTCCTCAATATGCTTAATTTATAAAGTACTACATGGCTTGGCGCCACCCCCACTGCTGGAGTTTATTAAATACAGACAGACTCGGATCACCAGAGCTGTTGTAAAAAGGGACTGTGAGGTTCCTTTTAGAAAAACCTCCTTCAGCCATAATGCACTATCTATTAAAGGATGTGCATTATGGAACACACTACCCCCAACTATAAGGGAATGTCCCACTCTGGCCACCTTTAAGAGCCAGGTAAAGGTGTGGTTTAGAGCTAACCAAACGTGCAATCACCTCTAACTGTATGCTGTACCGTATTAGCCCAGTAGAGCATACTAATGAATTGTGTCTTTGTTTTAACACTTACTAATGAAttgtcctgtttttcttttctttctaccTGTTTTTCCCTGTTTTATATAGCAAATGTTACTACTGTATATCTTCTGTCCTTTTTATTGTAACTTCAACCTGTCTTATGCTACTACAGATGGACATTATCCCTTGGACTACAATCTGGCACTTTTATGTGTACTGCTGTACATGTtcatcaaatgtgcattgtcctgaaataaaagaaaaaagaaaaagaaaaaagtcgtAACGGCCGCAaacagagacctttggcaacactgaCACCAAGGTTTCGGTCATGatgtctcgttctctgagactaagctactacCAGCAACCCACGGAGTATACGCTGtctcctgtttatgcccagtatacgagaatgttgatgagatatgggGTTTGggtgtgttagtttaaacggagattagcttttctactggagctaaaaacatgTGTGCACAGAAAATCGCTTgtggctcaaaactctgcttaaaaaccaaaacgtagcaatgaaAATGTAGCCAAAATGTTCAAATATGTATTAGGCAACAGTCCCACTTTCCCTACATATATAATTAAATTAGAAGAGAAGTTAAATCTGACCACAAGAGGACAATCGGGGGGCATTTCAGATATACTGTGAAGTCAAGTCTGAATGTATCTGAatagaagaaaacaaaactacacAAGGCCTAAACCTATGCCCTCCAGTTGTAACAGAAGACTGATATATTGTATCAAAGACTGTCCAAAAAAGgttattaatacacatttgatcCATTCTCTCAAAATACAGTTCTAAAACTAAAAACCTAAGTAGATCAAATGGAACATAATTTAAACTCTTTGGAGCAGAGAGGGGTGTCACCATGGGCAGTGTTGTgctcgctgctgctgctgctgtgtgtgtgtgtgtgtgtgtgtgtgtgtgtgtgtgttttctactCACTGAGTCTCTGTAGGCAGAGTTGAGAGAGTGAAGAGCAGCATGAAACACCCTGAACTCCCTAGCTGCAGTTGCTCTGTTCACAGGCTCTAgaaaagaaatacacacacacgttcagaTTAAGACTTTCAGTTTCACTTACAGTATCCTACAGCTAAAATATAATTTCCGTACTGAAaatgacaaacagacagacctGAGCTGCTCCCTGGCTCTGGCCAAGTCTTTTTGAGGATGTGTAAGGTGGATCCCGGTTGAATCCCACAGGCATCCAGAGTTAGGTCGTCCTTAAGTTTCCGCCCACAGTGGACCAGCTCTGATACAGGAACAGAGATAGAACATTTTTAGGAAAATTAACAATAGGTAGTCAACATACGTTGacagcacacaaacagaaacatttcATTCACAGCTAACATTCAACCGCCACAGCAGGTGTAACACACCTATTAGTTCAGGATCTGGGATGGAATCTGGGGTCTGTGCTGCAACAAGTTGTTTTAAAGTAGCGATTCTGTATCCTCCAGGTGGAACATCCCCTGGCATCATGTCTGGGAAGTGGAAGGTGGATTTGGGATGATTCGCCAGCTTCAAAGACAGGTGCCAGTCTGAAGAAGCCATCTCTACCTTTTACACAAACAGAACACAACCTTAACATGGTGGCGTGGACAGTAACTACAGACTTGATCAGTAGCTAGCTATTGGCGTTGCCTAGACGGCCACAGGCTAGCCTAGAAGTACGAGTTTATATTATAACGTCACTATGTTTTCATTTCAAGATAGATTAGAGAAAAGAATGGCACTTCTATTTTCTGTTCAGTAACGTTACCACATACTATAGAAAATAAACGTTAGACGAATAACATTACAAAAGCAATTATCACCTTCATCTTTATCTTTTTTGGGGTGCTTGACATGACAAGTTAGCTACGTTAGCAAACCCCGGTTAGCTGCTTAGCCGTTGCTAAAAGCAAAACATGCCGATTCGCTAAATGAAACGTTGGCTATCAGTATAGTATGCCTTGTTTAGAACAACCTCTTTGATAACATCAATATAAATGCCCAACAGAGACGCCACGACAACTGTAGTGTTTGTGAAAGAAGCGCAAACTCACCTCAACGTTTTATTGTTGACACTCTATTCCCTTCCTGGTTTTAGTCACGTGGTCTACGTTACGTTTACTTCCACTGTCCAAACAAAGGAGTTTTTACTTCTCTGTCCTTCACTGTATACAAtccttaccccccccccccccttctctctctctctctctctctcgctctctctcgcacGCGCGCACACCCACAAACACGCACGTAAGGCCTTTTCACAGTCGCAGTTTACAgttaagaaaaagagaaaacttGTGTACCTATTTAAATCACTGACCAGCATTAgctacattatatattatattatataaactGCACACTGTTTTGTTTAAGACAGAGTATCTCTATGGCTCTGGTTTAAGAGTGAGTAATAGGCTACATATAATTCTTTCCTacattctgtaacatattttttcTAAAGAAGCCCATTTGTATGGGAAGAAAAAATAGACCCTAGTATATGGATGGATCGTGTATGGTCAATGTGCTTATTTGTGGCCAAATTTTTACTGGGATAGTCAGCGGTGGTGTCTGAATATAATTTAGATATTAAATGTCCATCTGTATAGTGGTCACAGTaatatttgtttgttgtgtacGGAAGTAGCATAATCACATGACATGGTATAAATAGCCTACATTTGATTTGACAGAAATAATTGAGGACTGC from Sander lucioperca isolate FBNREF2018 chromosome 3, SLUC_FBN_1.2, whole genome shotgun sequence harbors:
- the ubl7b gene encoding ubiquitin-like protein 7b isoform X2 codes for the protein MASSDWHLSLKLANHPKSTFHFPDMMPGDVPPGGYRIATLKQLVAAQTPDSIPDPELIELVHCGRKLKDDLTLDACGIQPGSTLHILKKTWPEPGSSSEPVNRATAAREFRVFHAALHSLNSAYRDSVYKMLTNKESLDQIIVATPGLRSDPVALGVLQDKDLFVQFTDPNMLDVLISSHPALVNAIILVLHSVAGSMPAQSSASSSRNVSASSYSDMPGGFMFEGMSDDEEDFQSGSPAGPSNRAGGSSGLRPVSLSHSGATGPRPITQSELATALALASTPDSSAVTPTTSSQADPSSGVAPMPAGTPVSNDLFSHALQQALQASNMSALQGRWQSQMQQLRDMGIQDEELMLRALQATDGDIQAALELIFAGGPGL
- the ubl7b gene encoding ubiquitin-like protein 7b isoform X1, with translation MSSTPKKIKMKVEMASSDWHLSLKLANHPKSTFHFPDMMPGDVPPGGYRIATLKQLVAAQTPDSIPDPELIELVHCGRKLKDDLTLDACGIQPGSTLHILKKTWPEPGSSSEPVNRATAAREFRVFHAALHSLNSAYRDSVYKMLTNKESLDQIIVATPGLRSDPVALGVLQDKDLFVQFTDPNMLDVLISSHPALVNAIILVLHSVAGSMPAQSSASSSRNVSASSYSDMPGGFMFEGMSDDEEDFQSGSPAGPSNRAGGSSGLRPVSLSHSGATGPRPITQSELATALALASTPDSSAVTPTTSSQADPSSGVAPMPAGTPVSNDLFSHALQQALQASNMSALQGRWQSQMQQLRDMGIQDEELMLRALQATDGDIQAALELIFAGGPGL